CCAGCACAAATTGCATGGCTGCCAGGGCGGCCGCGCAGGCCAGCGGGTTTCCGCCGAAAGTGGAGGCGTGATTGCCGGGTAAAAAAGCGCCGGCAACCTCTTCTGTGGCGATCATGGCTCCAATCGGGAATCCGCTGCCCAGAGATTTGGCAAGAGTGCATATGTCGGGTTCAATTCCGTAATGCTGATAGGCAAAAAAGGCGCCGGTGCGCCCGAGCCCGCACTGTACTTCATCAAAAATAAGCAGAAGCCCGTGTTTTTTGCAGAGTTCTTTGACGCCCTTCAAATATTCCTGTCCTGCCTCATAAATCCCGCCCTCGCCCTGGATGGGTTCGAGCATGATTGCGCAGGTATTCTTGTCAATGGCGCTCTCAAGCGCGGCAAGGTCATTAAAAGGGACATATCTAAAACCGCCCGGAAGGGGGTCGAAATCTTTCTGGTATTTGGCCTGACCCGTGGCTGCAAGGGCGGCCAGGGTACGCCCGTGAAAAGATTTAAGAGCGGTAATAATCCCGTATTTTTGGGAGCCGCGGTTTATCCTGGCGTATTTGCGGGCGAGTTTGATTGCTCCCTCGTTGGCCTCGGCCCCGCTGTTGCAGAAAAAGACCCGGTCTCCGAAGGAGTTCTCCGCCAGCAGCCTGGCCAGCTTAGCCTGCTGTTCAATATAATACAGGTTGGAAACGTGCATCAGCGTACAGGCCTGTTCAGCGATTGCCTTGACTACCGCCGGGTGGCAGTGGCCGAGGGAACAGACAGCTATGCCGGCCAGAAAATCAAGATATTCTTTACCCCGGGCGTCCCAGACGCGCGCTCCCGACCCCTTTACGGGGGTCAGGGGCAGACGGCCGTATGTTTTCATGACATATTTGTCGCTGAGTTCGATAATCTGTTCGTGAGTCAAAAGAAACACTCCTTGCTTTTATTGTACAACCATGG
The DNA window shown above is from Desulfotomaculum sp. and carries:
- a CDS encoding acetylornithine transaminase — translated: MTHEQIIELSDKYVMKTYGRLPLTPVKGSGARVWDARGKEYLDFLAGIAVCSLGHCHPAVVKAIAEQACTLMHVSNLYYIEQQAKLARLLAENSFGDRVFFCNSGAEANEGAIKLARKYARINRGSQKYGIITALKSFHGRTLAALAATGQAKYQKDFDPLPGGFRYVPFNDLAALESAIDKNTCAIMLEPIQGEGGIYEAGQEYLKGVKELCKKHGLLLIFDEVQCGLGRTGAFFAYQHYGIEPDICTLAKSLGSGFPIGAMIATEEVAGAFLPGNHASTFGGNPLACAAALAAMQFVLENNVMENAARVGGYFKTRLEVLSGQFPFITEVRGRGLMLGADLTPGSADGQEVVAQCQENGLLINCIDGHILRFLPPLIISESDIDEAAGILAGVLKKLTGK